In the genome of Candidatus Ornithobacterium hominis, the window AGTTCTTGCTCTGAGAATATACTCACATCGTATTCCTGATTCATTTTATGGTAAGTGATATGTTCTACTACCGCAATGGCTTTCTGCTCATTGATGATATTGCTGGCACGGATAATAAACTCTTCGGGATTCTTGCGATACATTCCAAAAGTTTCGGGCTTAATGCCTGTAAGTATAGTGGCTATCGTACTGCGTTTCAATCCTGTACGCTGTACCAACTCTCCAATGAGGTCGTAACGTACTCCACTTGACACTGCTTCGCTTACCTTTACATTTCGTGTTGTGCCTACTTGCATAGCACGCCCCTCTTCAAGTTCCTCCTTTGAGTTAATGTTTGCTAGTGTGCCAGCTGTAATGGCAATATGTATTTCTGTAACATGAAGCGACTCATTTAGTCTAGCAATAGCTTTCTGAATTAACTCCTCAGTCTTAAAATTCACCTCATAGTAAGTCTTGCTATTGATACGTTTCCATAAGTTTTGAAATTCTTTTCTTGCAAATTGCTCTTTTTTAAATTTAGCTGTTTCTTTTCCTCGCCCATTATCTACTTTGAGTGCTTTTGGATTGAATACCTTATCTAATTCCTTGATGATGGCATCTTGTTCTCCTTGCCATTTATCAAGTTGTATTGTACCAGCCTTTTTATCCTCGAAGTACTTTTCCGTTAGCTTCTGTTCTTTAACATAGCCTGCCGAAATAAGTTCCTCCATAATAGTAGCAGCCTGAGATTTACTAATTTTTTGCGTTTCTCCAATAGTTTTACCTATAAACAATGCTTCCGTAACCAACATAGCTCGTGAAGTGATACTCTCTGCAAGTTCCTTTTGTAGTGCTTCGGAGAAATCTTTATAACTCTCATTAGCTATGACTGTGAGTATATTTGTGTCATATACTCCATCTCCCAATAGGTCGCTATCTTGACGCTCTCCCTGCTGATTAACGCATAGGCGCATGCCACGCCCCACCTCTTGACGCTTTTTTATCTCGCTATCACTCTGTTTGAGTGCGCAGATTTGGAATACATTGGGATTATCCCAACCCTCCTTTAGGGCAGAGTGAGAGAAGATAAAGCGTGTGGGCTCGGCAAATGAGAGCAAACGCTCTTTATCTCGCATAATCAGTTGATAGGCATCTGTATCGCCTGATGCTGTTTCTCCGCGTTTCACTTTCGAGTCTATCATCTTTCCTTTTTTATCTTGAGAGAAGTAGCCGGCATGTGTGCGCTCGGGACTTATTTTGTCGAGGTATTCTCTGTACTCCTTATCTATAAAGAGGTTTTGTATCGTCTCATTATAAACAGAGAGGTACTCTTCCTCGAAGATTTCAGCCCAGCGTCCCTTGCGTGTCTCGCCTCCTGTTTCATAGATACGGTATTTTTCTACTGCGTCGATGAAAAATAGGCTTAATACTTTGATTCCCTGCTTATAGAGTTGTTGCTCGCGTTCAAAATGTTTTTGTATTGTGGTTCGGATTTGTATACGGCGAAGTATATCCTCAGTAATAGCACCTATTGCCTGCCCTTCATAGATTTCTTGCCCGCTACTTAGGCGAATGCAGCCTTTTGCCCCATCAATTCGTTCTATGATATAGCCATTTCGGTAAGCCTCAATCTCTCCACTCTCTGCATAAAGATCAAATCCTTCATCTACTATGCGTGTGGCTGACCGCAAACCTACCTTAGTCGTGGCATCAAAGCTAATTCTCGCCCTTGGGGCTCCGCCTTTTTTCTTTGCAAGGACGATGGCATCAAGATAGAGATAACCATTGGTAGCTGTTGTTCCTACTTGTTCTACCCCCATTACCTCAATTTTTTTAACAAGGCGTTTATTGAAAGCATCAATAGTATCAAGGCGATACACTTGGTTGTAGATATCATCTTTGCGGTGTGTAGCACTATAAAGAAGCGTAAAGAGAGGATTAAAATTTTTCAATCCCTCGCGAGTTTTGTTATTTTTATCTGCTCCAAGTACACTTTGAGGCTCATCTATGATTAAAATAGGGTGTGTTTCAGCAATTACATCGATAGGTTTTCGCCAAGCAAAATCCTCTAATTTCATTGAAATACGACGGGCAGCGGCTCCTGTGGCGTTAAAGGCTTGGGTATTGATAACCATCACATGTATCTTTGAATCGGAGGCAAACTGATCAATCGCGGTGAGCCGTGCACTGTCATAGACAAAGTGCTGCATACGCTCGCCATACTCTTCCGCAAAATGGTCTGCCATCGTTTCAAGACTTTTAATCACGCCCTCACGAATAGCTACACTGGGTACAACAATAATGAACTTTGTCCATCCGTAGTGCTTATGAAGTTCGTACATTGTTTTTATGTAGGTATAGGTTTTACCCGTACCAGTCTCCATTTCGATGCTGAGTGCTAGTGTGCCGTTGGCATCGCGTTGTACTTTATCAATTGGCTGTAAGTCTTGACTTATTTGTACTTGACGGATATTTTGGGTTAGCTTATCGTCACTAAGTACAAG includes:
- a CDS encoding DEAD/DEAH box helicase family protein codes for the protein MKLQYKHQKFQEDAAQAIVEIFYGQPQQDAFAYRMDVGKGKLDFTEGFRNYDLVLSDDKLTQNIRQVQISQDLQPIDKVQRDANGTLALSIEMETGTGKTYTYIKTMYELHKHYGWTKFIIVVPSVAIREGVIKSLETMADHFAEEYGERMQHFVYDSARLTAIDQFASDSKIHVMVINTQAFNATGAAARRISMKLEDFAWRKPIDVIAETHPILIIDEPQSVLGADKNNKTREGLKNFNPLFTLLYSATHRKDDIYNQVYRLDTIDAFNKRLVKKIEVMGVEQVGTTATNGYLYLDAIVLAKKKGGAPRARISFDATTKVGLRSATRIVDEGFDLYAESGEIEAYRNGYIIERIDGAKGCIRLSSGQEIYEGQAIGAITEDILRRIQIRTTIQKHFEREQQLYKQGIKVLSLFFIDAVEKYRIYETGGETRKGRWAEIFEEEYLSVYNETIQNLFIDKEYREYLDKISPERTHAGYFSQDKKGKMIDSKVKRGETASGDTDAYQLIMRDKERLLSFAEPTRFIFSHSALKEGWDNPNVFQICALKQSDSEIKKRQEVGRGMRLCVNQQGERQDSDLLGDGVYDTNILTVIANESYKDFSEALQKELAESITSRAMLVTEALFIGKTIGETQKISKSQAATIMEELISAGYVKEQKLTEKYFEDKKAGTIQLDKWQGEQDAIIKELDKVFNPKALKVDNGRGKETAKFKKEQFARKEFQNLWKRINSKTYYEVNFKTEELIQKAIARLNESLHVTEIHIAITAGTLANINSKEELEEGRAMQVGTTRNVKVSEAVSSGVRYDLIGELVQRTGLKRSTIATILTGIKPETFGMYRKNPEEFIIRASNIINEQKAIAVVEHITYHKMNQEYDVSIFSEQELRGRIGIDAIQSEKSLYDLVIVDSQGVEKHFAEELEQQDAVEVYTKLPRGFYINTPVGKYNPDWAIVFREGEVKHIYFVAETKGSEDITQLRAVEHAKIECASRHFASISDSKLKFGVVKNYETLYNKVMQD